From a region of the Hymenobacter jejuensis genome:
- the atpG gene encoding ATP synthase F1 subunit gamma: protein MASLKEVRNRIVSVQSTQQITKAMKMVAAAKLRRAQDNILRMRPYAQRLNSILSNLTRQISDDVISEYAVQREVRRVLIIAVTSDRGLAGAFNSNIFKGVNQLIAERYAAQAAAGNLTVLAIGRRSHEYFSKRGPVLGNYTHVFTQLSFDTVRVAAEEAMQGFRNGQFDEVTLVYNEFKNVATQVVRVEQLLPILPSEEPANTTAANASIDYIFEPSKEEIVRELIPQSIRVQLYKAVLESNASEHGARMTAMDKATENAGELLKSLKLTYNRTRQAAITTEILEIVGGAEALAASR, encoded by the coding sequence ATGGCTAGCTTAAAAGAAGTCCGGAATCGCATCGTATCGGTGCAAAGCACGCAGCAGATCACCAAAGCCATGAAAATGGTAGCGGCTGCCAAGTTGCGTCGCGCGCAGGACAACATCCTGCGCATGCGTCCTTACGCGCAGCGGCTCAACAGCATTCTGAGCAACCTGACCCGCCAGATAAGCGACGATGTAATCAGTGAATACGCCGTGCAACGCGAAGTGCGCCGCGTACTTATCATTGCCGTTACCTCGGACCGGGGCTTGGCTGGGGCATTCAACAGCAACATCTTCAAAGGTGTTAATCAGCTGATTGCGGAGCGTTATGCTGCGCAAGCTGCTGCTGGCAACCTCACTGTGTTAGCCATTGGTCGCCGTTCGCACGAGTATTTCTCGAAGCGCGGGCCGGTACTTGGCAATTACACGCACGTATTCACACAACTTTCCTTTGATACGGTGCGCGTTGCGGCTGAAGAAGCCATGCAAGGCTTCCGCAATGGCCAGTTCGATGAGGTTACGCTGGTGTACAATGAGTTCAAAAACGTGGCAACGCAGGTTGTACGGGTTGAGCAACTGTTGCCCATTCTGCCATCAGAAGAACCCGCTAATACTACTGCGGCCAACGCAAGCATCGATTACATCTTTGAGCCTTCAAAGGAAGAAATCGTGCGTGAGTTGATTCCGCAGTCGATACGAGTGCAGCTTTACAAAGCAGTTTTGGAAAGCAACGCTTCGGAGCATGGCGCCCGCATGACGGCCATGGACAAAGCCACCGAAAACGCCGGTGAATTGCTCAAGTCGCTCAAGCTGACGTACAACCGTACTCGTCAAGCTGCCATTACCACCGAGATTCTCGAAATTGTAGGCGGCGCGGAAGCTTTGGCTGCTAGTAGGTAA
- the atpH gene encoding ATP synthase F1 subunit delta: MSEIRVASRYAKSLLDLAEERGTLEQVKQDMDLFSKTLEQNRDLRLLLRNPIVQHDKKLAILRAVFGGKVSELTEKFFTIITQKNRESALEFIGTEFLSQYNVLRGVQVAEVTTATPLTPELRAEVTKLVREQTGLQQVTLNEKVDEALIGGFILRVGDRQIDDSVRYRLRKLRNEFSKNPYQPLV, from the coding sequence ATGTCTGAAATACGAGTTGCCTCCCGCTACGCCAAATCGTTGCTGGATCTGGCCGAAGAGCGTGGAACGCTGGAACAAGTAAAACAGGATATGGATCTGTTCAGCAAAACGCTCGAGCAGAACCGTGACTTGCGCTTGTTGCTGCGTAACCCGATCGTACAGCACGATAAGAAACTTGCCATCCTACGCGCCGTGTTTGGCGGTAAAGTGAGCGAACTGACGGAGAAGTTTTTCACCATCATCACTCAGAAAAACCGCGAAAGCGCACTGGAGTTTATTGGTACTGAGTTTCTTAGCCAATATAATGTGCTTCGTGGCGTTCAGGTGGCAGAGGTAACCACGGCTACCCCGCTCACGCCCGAGCTACGTGCCGAAGTAACCAAATTAGTGCGCGAACAAACTGGTTTGCAGCAGGTTACGCTCAACGAAAAAGTGGACGAAGCCCTAATCGGTGGCTTTATCCTACGCGTGGGTGACCGCCAAATTGATGACTCCGTACGCTATCGTTTGCGCAAGTTGCGCAACGAATTTTCGAAGAACCCCTACCAACCTTTAGTATAA
- the sdaAA gene encoding L-serine ammonia-lyase, iron-sulfur-dependent, subunit alpha, with amino-acid sequence MSLLFTDFASWEAHCTQTGEPLYQPVLDYEIEQKGRTEAEIWAGLQRAYDVMRDAVHTGLTEDMTSRSGMINNGAKKIAASPVTVLSPEFKQLITRALGAKEVNSCMGRVVAAPTAGASGILPGVLVTLQDLHKLEDQRILEGLLVAAGIALIIEQNASLAGAVGGCQAETGSAAAMGAGAIVYCLGGGVPETFAAVAITIQCMLGLICDPVAGLVEVPCVVRNASAAAIAFSSAQIAIAGVNPVIPVDQCVAALGEVGQSMETRYKETALGGLANTPMGRQIEKRVLVQDIDILPDEESQQ; translated from the coding sequence ATGTCCTTACTATTCACTGATTTTGCTAGCTGGGAAGCACACTGCACCCAAACTGGCGAGCCGCTGTACCAACCCGTGCTCGATTATGAGATCGAGCAGAAAGGCCGCACCGAAGCCGAAATCTGGGCGGGGTTGCAGCGGGCCTACGACGTGATGCGCGATGCCGTGCATACCGGCCTGACCGAAGACATGACTTCGCGCTCGGGCATGATTAACAACGGCGCCAAAAAAATTGCGGCTTCGCCCGTTACGGTGCTGTCGCCTGAGTTCAAGCAGCTTATTACCAGAGCCTTAGGGGCTAAAGAGGTAAACTCCTGCATGGGCCGCGTGGTGGCTGCGCCTACGGCTGGCGCTTCGGGCATCTTGCCCGGCGTGCTGGTGACTCTGCAGGATTTGCATAAGCTTGAGGATCAGCGTATTCTGGAAGGCCTGCTAGTGGCAGCGGGTATTGCCCTTATCATCGAACAAAATGCTTCGCTGGCCGGGGCGGTAGGCGGTTGCCAGGCTGAAACGGGCAGCGCCGCTGCAATGGGCGCGGGAGCTATTGTGTACTGCCTGGGTGGTGGCGTGCCGGAAACTTTTGCGGCAGTAGCTATCACGATTCAATGCATGCTGGGCCTGATCTGCGATCCGGTGGCGGGCCTCGTGGAAGTGCCGTGCGTGGTGCGCAACGCCTCGGCGGCAGCCATCGCGTTTTCCTCCGCCCAGATTGCCATTGCCGGCGTCAACCCCGTGATTCCCGTCGATCAGTGCGTGGCGGCGCTGGGCGAAGTTGGCCAAAGCATGGAAACCCGCTATAAGGAGACTGCCCTCGGCGGGCTGGCCAACACCCCCATGGGTCGCCAAATCGAGAAACGCGTGCTCGTGCAGGACATTGACATTCTGCCGGATGAGGAAAGTCAGCAATAG
- the atpA gene encoding F0F1 ATP synthase subunit alpha yields the protein MAEVRPDEVSAILREQLSNFKTEAELEEVGTVLQVGDGVARIYGLGKAQSGELLEFENGLQALVLNLEEDNVGAVMLGDYSEIREGATVRRTNKIASIQVGDGIIGRVVNTLGQPIDGRGPIAGETYDMPLERKAPGVIYRQPVTEPLQTGIKAIDAMIPIGRGQRELIIGDRQTGKSTVALDAILNQREFFERGEPVFCIYVAVGQKASTVAQVVSALQRGGAMDYTVVVAASASDPAPMQFFAPFTGAAIGEFFRDTGRPALVVYDDLSKQAVAYREVSLLLRRPPGREAYPGDVFYLHSRLLERAAKINASDTIARDMNDLPESIKHLVKGGGSLTALPLIETQAGDVSAYIPTNVISITDGQIFLETNLFNSGVRPAINVGISVSRVGGNAQIKSMKKVAGTLKLDQAQFRELEAFAKFGSDLDASTKLTIERGRRNLEILKQPQFSPVKVEDQVAIIYAATNGLLDAVPVDKVRTFETEFRQVMNTRYPEVLKALKAGKLDDEATTAIRQVAKDLSAAYAK from the coding sequence ATGGCAGAAGTACGCCCGGATGAAGTATCCGCCATCCTGCGGGAGCAGTTGTCCAACTTTAAGACCGAAGCCGAACTCGAAGAGGTTGGTACGGTACTGCAAGTTGGCGACGGTGTAGCCCGTATTTACGGTCTGGGTAAAGCCCAGTCGGGGGAATTGCTCGAATTTGAAAATGGCCTGCAGGCCCTTGTGCTCAACCTGGAAGAAGACAACGTAGGTGCCGTAATGCTCGGCGACTACAGCGAAATTCGGGAAGGTGCAACAGTGCGCCGCACCAATAAAATTGCTTCCATTCAAGTTGGTGACGGCATCATCGGACGTGTAGTAAACACGCTCGGTCAGCCCATCGACGGCCGTGGTCCCATTGCCGGCGAAACGTACGATATGCCTTTGGAGCGTAAAGCCCCTGGTGTTATCTACCGTCAGCCGGTAACCGAGCCGCTGCAAACCGGTATCAAGGCTATCGACGCCATGATTCCGATTGGCCGTGGTCAGCGTGAATTAATCATCGGCGACCGTCAGACAGGTAAGTCGACGGTAGCTCTTGATGCTATCCTGAATCAGCGTGAGTTCTTTGAGCGTGGGGAGCCAGTTTTCTGCATCTACGTTGCAGTAGGACAGAAAGCCTCGACCGTAGCTCAGGTAGTAAGTGCGCTGCAGCGTGGTGGCGCAATGGACTATACCGTAGTAGTTGCCGCTTCGGCTTCTGATCCGGCTCCTATGCAGTTCTTTGCTCCCTTCACGGGTGCAGCTATTGGCGAGTTCTTCCGCGATACGGGCCGTCCGGCTCTTGTGGTGTACGATGACTTGTCGAAGCAAGCTGTAGCATACCGCGAGGTGTCGCTGCTTCTGCGTCGTCCTCCAGGACGTGAGGCATATCCGGGTGACGTATTTTACCTGCACAGCCGCTTGCTCGAGCGTGCCGCGAAGATCAACGCTTCGGACACCATCGCTCGCGATATGAACGACTTGCCCGAGAGCATCAAGCACCTTGTAAAAGGTGGCGGCTCGCTGACTGCTTTGCCGCTCATCGAAACTCAAGCGGGTGACGTTTCGGCTTATATCCCAACCAACGTAATCTCGATTACGGACGGTCAGATCTTCCTCGAAACCAACTTGTTCAACTCAGGCGTTCGCCCTGCGATCAACGTAGGTATCTCGGTATCGCGTGTGGGTGGTAACGCCCAGATCAAGTCGATGAAGAAAGTGGCTGGTACACTCAAACTTGACCAAGCACAGTTCCGCGAACTGGAAGCTTTCGCCAAGTTTGGTTCCGACCTCGACGCTTCAACCAAGCTCACCATTGAGCGCGGCCGTCGTAACCTTGAAATCCTGAAGCAGCCGCAATTTTCGCCTGTTAAGGTAGAAGATCAAGTTGCCATTATCTACGCGGCTACCAACGGTCTGCTCGACGCCGTACCCGTTGACAAGGTGCGTACGTTCGAAACAGAATTCCGTCAGGTGATGAACACCCGTTATCCTGAGGTGCTGAAGGCGCTGAAGGCTGGCAAGCTCGACGACGAGGCGACTACCGCAATTCGTCAGGTAGCCAAAGACCTGTCGGCTGCCTACGCGAAGTAA
- a CDS encoding NAD(P)H-hydrate dehydratase: protein MKILTADQTHQADQATIREEKITSEVLMERAATAFTDWLTARQSPAEAGEIMVLCGPGNNGGDGLVAARRLHERGYRVQVGLLPASKHSDDFTINRQRLPAAVPVTDLAAGLPSIQPNALVLDALFGTGLSRPLDGAAAAIVQQLNAAQARVIAIDIPSGLLADAPQPADSAVVRARHTVSFELPKLAFLLPQNAEYVGHWHLLPIGLSREFIEETDAAMHFVDATMLAGWLPERPKFAHKGTYGHALLLAGSHGKIGAAVLATKACLHSGAGLLTVRVPGIGYDILQISAPEAMTLTDPATDFITELPDLKPYSAIGIGPGLGKEKSTKDVLVKLLREAQAPLVIDADALNLLGENRELLAQLPADSILTPHPKEFERLTQPARDDYHRLELLRTFCQQYRCYTVLKGAYTCLGAPEGTLYFNSTGNAGMATGGSGDVLTGVITALRAQHLSPLHAAVLGVYAHGRAGDLAAQETGEAGLLAGDIVRFLGPAFREVTTRTEF, encoded by the coding sequence ATGAAAATCCTGACTGCCGACCAGACTCACCAAGCCGACCAAGCAACCATCCGAGAAGAAAAAATCACGTCGGAGGTCCTGATGGAACGGGCCGCAACGGCCTTCACCGATTGGCTGACGGCTCGGCAATCGCCGGCGGAAGCGGGCGAAATCATGGTGCTGTGTGGCCCCGGCAATAACGGCGGCGACGGGCTCGTGGCGGCGCGGCGGCTGCACGAGCGCGGCTACCGCGTGCAGGTGGGGTTGCTGCCCGCCAGCAAGCATTCCGATGACTTCACAATTAACCGCCAACGTCTGCCCGCCGCGGTACCCGTTACAGATTTGGCGGCGGGCCTCCCTTCTATTCAACCGAATGCACTGGTGCTTGATGCGCTGTTTGGAACTGGCCTGAGTCGTCCGCTGGATGGAGCGGCTGCGGCCATCGTGCAGCAACTAAACGCAGCCCAAGCCCGCGTAATAGCCATAGATATTCCGTCGGGCTTGCTGGCCGATGCGCCGCAACCCGCCGACAGCGCCGTGGTTCGGGCCCGCCATACCGTGAGCTTCGAGCTGCCCAAACTGGCTTTTCTGTTGCCCCAAAATGCGGAATACGTGGGCCACTGGCACTTATTACCCATTGGGCTGAGTCGTGAATTCATTGAGGAAACCGACGCGGCCATGCACTTTGTGGACGCTACAATGCTGGCGGGTTGGCTGCCCGAACGACCAAAATTTGCGCACAAAGGCACGTACGGGCATGCGCTGCTGCTGGCAGGCAGCCATGGCAAAATTGGGGCCGCCGTGCTGGCTACGAAAGCCTGCCTGCACAGCGGCGCGGGGCTGCTTACGGTACGTGTGCCGGGCATTGGCTACGACATCCTCCAGATTTCCGCCCCCGAAGCCATGACGCTCACCGATCCGGCCACGGACTTTATCACGGAACTGCCGGACCTCAAGCCCTATTCGGCCATCGGCATAGGGCCAGGGCTGGGCAAAGAAAAGAGCACTAAAGATGTATTAGTCAAGTTGTTGCGCGAAGCTCAAGCACCGCTGGTTATCGACGCCGATGCGCTGAACCTGTTGGGAGAAAACCGCGAGTTGCTAGCCCAGTTGCCCGCCGATTCCATTCTGACTCCGCATCCGAAAGAGTTTGAGCGCCTTACCCAACCGGCCCGCGACGATTACCATCGGCTGGAGTTGCTGCGCACGTTTTGCCAGCAATACCGCTGCTACACCGTCCTGAAAGGAGCTTACACTTGCCTCGGCGCCCCCGAGGGCACGTTGTATTTCAATAGCACCGGCAACGCGGGCATGGCTACCGGCGGCAGCGGCGACGTGCTGACGGGCGTAATTACGGCCCTGCGCGCTCAGCACCTAAGCCCGCTGCACGCGGCCGTGCTGGGCGTGTACGCGCACGGTCGGGCTGGCGACTTAGCAGCGCAGGAAACCGGAGAAGCCGGCCTGCTGGCGGGCGATATTGTTCGGTTTCTGGGCCCGGCTTTTCGGGAGGTCACGACACGAACGGAGTTCTGA
- the pafA gene encoding alkaline phosphatase PafA codes for MKKCLILLLAAALAGPALAQKNPKAVDRPKLVVGIVVDQMRYDYLYRYWAKYGNDGFKRLLGQGFSYENTHYNYVPTYTGPGHASVYTGTTPSVHGIVGNNWYVRAAGRETYVTEDKTVQPVGGTALAGQQSPRNMLTTTITDELRLATNFQSKVIGVCIKDRGSILPAGHSANAAYWYDGANGAFITSTYYQSALPEWVMQFNSRKLAEKYLSKPWETLLPIEQYTESSADDVAWEGAFKGEAKPVFPHNLPLLSGINIAAEKAGERAGVDASAATQSANYDLIRSTPFGNSLTADFAMETVRAEKLGQRGQTDFLALSFSSTDYVGHQFGTTAIETEDTYLRLDQDLARFLAFLDKTVGKGNALVFLTADHAAAQSPDFMRDKHIPAGSVGPALMRDSLQQMLVRRHGAGNWVLSYENQQVYLNRPLIAERKLDLRKVQDEVVDAAVRLTGVNRAIAADDLQKSHWESGMLMYLENGYFPKRSGDVMLVLEPGWLESYSYPVNKGTTHGSMNTYDTHVPLVFWGWHVRKGESNAPAKITDIAPTVARWLHIQEPNGCTGQPLQEVLGR; via the coding sequence TTGAAAAAGTGCCTGATTCTGCTGCTGGCCGCTGCTTTGGCGGGGCCTGCGCTCGCGCAAAAGAACCCCAAGGCGGTTGACCGCCCCAAGCTGGTGGTGGGCATCGTTGTCGACCAGATGCGCTACGATTATCTGTACCGCTACTGGGCCAAGTACGGCAACGATGGATTTAAGCGCTTGCTAGGGCAGGGGTTTAGCTACGAAAACACGCATTACAACTACGTGCCAACCTACACTGGCCCAGGCCACGCGAGCGTGTATACGGGCACTACGCCCTCGGTGCACGGCATCGTGGGCAATAACTGGTATGTGCGCGCAGCGGGCCGGGAAACGTACGTAACCGAGGACAAAACCGTACAGCCCGTGGGCGGAACGGCGCTGGCCGGGCAGCAGTCGCCGCGCAACATGCTCACCACCACCATCACAGATGAACTGCGCCTGGCTACAAACTTCCAGAGCAAAGTAATTGGTGTCTGCATCAAAGACCGTGGCTCCATTCTGCCAGCCGGGCACTCAGCCAATGCTGCGTACTGGTACGACGGTGCCAACGGAGCCTTTATTACCAGTACGTATTACCAAAGTGCTCTGCCAGAGTGGGTTATGCAATTTAATAGCCGGAAGCTAGCCGAAAAGTACCTCTCGAAGCCTTGGGAAACGCTGTTGCCCATTGAGCAATACACGGAAAGTTCGGCCGATGATGTTGCCTGGGAAGGTGCTTTCAAGGGCGAAGCAAAACCGGTGTTTCCGCACAATCTGCCTTTGCTCAGCGGGATCAACATTGCGGCGGAAAAAGCCGGGGAGCGGGCGGGAGTCGATGCGTCGGCGGCCACTCAATCAGCCAATTACGACCTGATTCGCTCGACGCCTTTCGGGAATTCCCTAACGGCTGACTTTGCCATGGAAACCGTACGAGCCGAAAAGCTCGGGCAGCGCGGCCAAACCGACTTTCTGGCCCTGAGTTTCTCTTCGACCGATTACGTTGGCCACCAGTTTGGCACCACGGCCATCGAAACAGAAGATACCTACCTGCGCCTCGACCAGGATTTGGCGCGCTTTCTGGCGTTTCTAGACAAAACGGTCGGAAAAGGCAATGCGTTGGTTTTCCTGACGGCCGACCACGCGGCGGCGCAATCGCCTGATTTTATGCGTGATAAGCATATTCCTGCTGGTTCGGTAGGGCCGGCTCTCATGCGCGATTCCCTGCAGCAAATGCTGGTGCGGCGCCACGGCGCTGGCAATTGGGTGCTGTCGTACGAAAATCAGCAGGTGTATCTGAACCGCCCCCTGATCGCAGAACGGAAACTGGACCTGCGTAAAGTGCAGGATGAGGTCGTGGATGCCGCCGTTCGGCTCACGGGCGTCAACCGCGCCATTGCCGCCGACGATTTGCAGAAATCGCATTGGGAAAGCGGCATGTTGATGTACCTTGAAAATGGCTACTTCCCCAAGCGCAGCGGCGATGTGATGCTGGTGCTGGAGCCGGGCTGGCTGGAATCTTATTCGTATCCCGTAAACAAAGGCACTACGCACGGGTCTATGAATACATACGACACCCACGTGCCGCTCGTCTTCTGGGGGTGGCATGTGCGCAAGGGCGAATCCAATGCGCCGGCCAAGATTACCGACATTGCACCTACAGTAGCGCGGTGGCTGCACATTCAGGAACCCAATGGTTGCACGGGCCAACCACTCCAAGAAGTTTTGGGCCGGTAA
- a CDS encoding DUF6766 family protein, whose translation MPKHPSSSPVKRFLYENSLTLVGIVLVLSTLLGQCLTGWHDNNDDRQEMDLPELTLGQYLGSGHFLEATFENWESEFLQMGLYVLLTVGLRQKGSSESKKLYEDEDCDKEPDPNKPDAPWPVKAGGLWLLLYKNSLSLAFFLLFFVSVWLHAKGGAEVYSIEQAHEGKPTVTTLEYMGTSRFWFESFQNWQSEFLSIVSIVVLSIFLRQQHSPESKAVDAANDETGN comes from the coding sequence ATGCCCAAACATCCTTCCTCGTCGCCCGTTAAGCGATTTCTCTACGAGAATAGTCTGACCCTTGTGGGTATTGTCTTGGTATTGAGCACGTTACTGGGGCAGTGCCTGACGGGCTGGCACGACAACAACGACGACCGCCAGGAAATGGACCTGCCCGAACTTACTTTGGGGCAATATCTCGGCTCGGGGCATTTTCTGGAAGCGACTTTTGAGAACTGGGAAAGCGAATTTCTGCAAATGGGCCTGTACGTGCTGCTCACGGTAGGACTGCGGCAGAAAGGCTCTTCCGAATCGAAAAAGCTCTACGAGGATGAGGATTGCGACAAAGAGCCCGATCCCAACAAGCCCGATGCGCCGTGGCCCGTTAAAGCCGGCGGCCTGTGGCTGCTCCTCTACAAAAACTCGCTGAGCCTGGCGTTTTTTTTGCTCTTTTTCGTTTCCGTTTGGCTGCATGCCAAGGGCGGTGCCGAGGTATACAGCATCGAACAGGCGCACGAAGGCAAGCCCACAGTAACCACGCTGGAGTATATGGGAACTTCGCGGTTCTGGTTTGAGTCGTTTCAGAACTGGCAGAGCGAATTTTTGTCCATTGTATCCATTGTAGTCCTGTCTATTTTTCTGCGGCAGCAACATTCTCCGGAATCCAAGGCGGTAGATGCTGCCAACGACGAAACCGGTAATTAA
- a CDS encoding HAD family hydrolase — MPTELPYALIFDMDGVLIDNTPYQARAFQLLFRDLGLTTNARKLLARLNGMPATNILKTVFQHPVPEKDLKKYADQREFLYRALYWSKRKEVKGLSDFLQSARDAGFKIGLGTSSPPETISYIIDHLHLRRFFDVITGKEDVDKGKPHADTFSVVAQKLGVEPERCVVFEDAILGEQAAYKAQMHCICLSTFVKAEKFQAPLRVINDFTAITPQQVLDLLAQHPQTPKPSKQRAQRNYMKL; from the coding sequence ATGCCTACAGAACTTCCTTACGCGCTCATTTTCGACATGGACGGCGTGCTGATCGACAACACGCCGTATCAGGCGCGCGCTTTCCAGCTGCTTTTCCGCGACCTCGGGCTCACTACCAACGCGCGCAAGCTGCTGGCCCGCTTGAATGGGATGCCGGCTACCAACATCCTAAAAACGGTTTTTCAGCACCCAGTACCCGAAAAGGACCTGAAGAAGTACGCCGATCAGCGCGAATTTCTGTATCGCGCGCTTTATTGGAGCAAGCGGAAAGAAGTCAAGGGATTAAGTGATTTTCTGCAATCGGCCCGTGATGCGGGGTTCAAGATTGGTCTCGGAACCAGTTCGCCGCCCGAAACCATCAGCTACATCATCGACCACCTGCACTTACGTCGTTTCTTCGATGTGATCACGGGGAAAGAGGACGTCGACAAAGGGAAACCCCACGCCGATACGTTCAGCGTGGTAGCTCAAAAGTTAGGCGTTGAGCCGGAGCGCTGCGTGGTATTTGAAGATGCCATTCTCGGAGAACAGGCGGCGTATAAAGCCCAAATGCATTGTATCTGCCTGAGCACTTTCGTGAAAGCCGAAAAGTTTCAGGCACCCCTGCGCGTGATCAACGACTTTACTGCAATTACTCCCCAACAAGTGCTCGACCTCTTGGCACAGCACCCCCAAACGCCTAAGCCCAGCAAGCAACGGGCTCAGCGGAACTACATGAAGCTGTAA
- the msrB gene encoding peptide-methionine (R)-S-oxide reductase MsrB has protein sequence MQTWNDVIRLANHGSPAPDRRVEKTDAEWKQQLTPEQYHVTRQHGTERAFTGEYCEAHEAGLYACICCGTPLYDSRTKFESGTGWPSFTQPVKENAIKYKKDTSYGMTRVEVLCNVCDAHQGHVFPDGPPPGGLRLCINSASIQLVAEEKEA, from the coding sequence ATGCAAACCTGGAACGACGTCATTCGCCTTGCCAACCACGGCAGCCCTGCTCCCGACCGTCGCGTCGAGAAAACCGATGCCGAATGGAAGCAACAGCTGACTCCCGAACAATACCACGTTACCCGCCAGCACGGTACTGAGCGGGCCTTCACCGGCGAATATTGCGAGGCGCACGAAGCGGGTCTCTACGCCTGCATCTGCTGCGGCACGCCGCTCTACGATTCCCGCACCAAGTTCGAATCGGGCACGGGGTGGCCTAGCTTCACGCAGCCGGTGAAGGAAAACGCCATCAAGTACAAGAAAGACACGAGCTACGGCATGACCCGCGTGGAAGTGCTCTGCAACGTCTGCGATGCGCACCAAGGCCACGTTTTCCCCGACGGCCCCCCGCCCGGCGGCTTGCGGTTGTGCATCAATTCGGCTTCTATTCAGTTGGTAGCTGAAGAAAAAGAAGCTTAG
- a CDS encoding inorganic diphosphatase — translation MAHFNPWHDVALGDNAPQTVTGIIEIPKGSKGKYELDKESGLLKLDRVLFSAVHYPAAYGFIPQTYCDDNDPLDILVICSVDVVPMCLVEAKVIGVMQMIDGNEEDDKIIAVAANDISVNHYNDIADLPPHTLLEMQRFFEDYKALEHKQVVVERFMGREDAYGIIEKSIKLYDETFRQNSSASPETQTAGIEL, via the coding sequence ATGGCTCACTTCAACCCTTGGCACGACGTAGCACTTGGCGATAATGCTCCCCAAACCGTTACAGGCATTATAGAAATTCCGAAAGGCTCGAAAGGCAAATACGAGCTGGACAAAGAAAGCGGCCTGCTAAAACTCGACCGCGTACTGTTTTCGGCTGTGCACTATCCGGCAGCGTATGGCTTCATTCCGCAGACCTACTGCGACGATAACGACCCCCTTGATATTCTGGTGATCTGCTCGGTTGATGTCGTGCCGATGTGCTTGGTGGAAGCCAAAGTGATCGGGGTCATGCAGATGATCGACGGCAACGAGGAAGACGACAAAATCATTGCGGTGGCCGCCAACGACATCTCCGTCAACCACTACAACGACATTGCCGACCTGCCCCCGCATACGCTGTTGGAAATGCAGCGCTTCTTCGAAGACTATAAAGCCTTGGAACACAAGCAAGTAGTAGTAGAGCGGTTTATGGGCCGCGAGGATGCCTACGGCATCATCGAGAAGAGCATTAAACTCTACGACGAAACGTTCCGCCAAAACAGCTCGGCTTCGCCCGAAACTCAGACAGCTGGTATAGAATTGTAA
- a CDS encoding UbiA prenyltransferase family protein, whose product MHLSSDQPSARSAYASVRRCTDAVLYSSGLVAAAAMALTWATFLFWHVHIPLHLAAMIFSATLFLYNLDSVLPYKYTEQQVLSTRKLWMLHHRRQLLLLALLSLGVAGVLFLRDGWTHLTGFLGHLAAISLFYSLPVVKRQGQWRGLRDVPLLKAFLIAYVWSAVTVWVPALYLGKPVGSAVVMLLFARRFFFILAIAVVFDIRDYTKDRLGGTRTFPVLLGVKWAKLLALAALALAAVFVPEGLSAVHIVVLTLPLLLTAILVWFAEESRPDYYFSILADGIMVIQFIAVYLTF is encoded by the coding sequence ATGCACCTCAGCAGCGACCAACCGTCCGCCAGGTCGGCGTACGCCTCCGTCAGGCGCTGCACCGATGCTGTGCTGTACAGCAGCGGGCTGGTAGCGGCGGCCGCCATGGCCCTTACTTGGGCAACGTTTCTGTTTTGGCACGTGCACATTCCGCTGCACCTGGCCGCCATGATCTTTTCGGCTACGCTGTTTCTGTATAACCTCGACAGCGTACTACCCTACAAGTACACGGAGCAGCAGGTGCTTTCTACGCGCAAGCTCTGGATGCTCCATCACCGCCGCCAACTGCTGTTGCTGGCGCTGCTGTCGTTGGGGGTGGCGGGCGTGCTGTTTTTGCGAGATGGCTGGACGCACCTCACGGGCTTTCTGGGACACCTAGCTGCTATCTCGCTTTTTTATTCGTTGCCCGTTGTGAAGCGCCAAGGCCAATGGCGTGGCCTGCGCGATGTGCCCCTGCTCAAGGCCTTCCTGATTGCTTATGTGTGGTCGGCCGTAACCGTTTGGGTGCCAGCCTTATACTTAGGCAAGCCAGTGGGCTCGGCGGTAGTGATGCTACTATTTGCGCGCCGCTTCTTCTTCATTCTGGCCATCGCGGTGGTATTTGACATTCGCGATTACACCAAAGATCGGCTGGGCGGCACCCGCACATTTCCGGTATTGCTGGGAGTAAAATGGGCTAAGTTGTTGGCGTTGGCAGCGTTGGCGTTGGCGGCGGTGTTTGTCCCCGAAGGGCTTAGCGCCGTTCACATTGTGGTGCTCACCTTGCCCTTGTTGCTCACGGCCATCCTGGTGTGGTTTGCCGAAGAAAGCCGGCCCGATTACTACTTTTCCATCCTAGCCGACGGCATCATGGTCATTCAGTTCATCGCCGTATACCTGACTTTCTGA